From Strongyloides ratti genome assembly S_ratti_ED321, scaffold srae_scaffold0000001, one genomic window encodes:
- a CDS encoding SelT-like protein, whose protein sequence is MSSTSSDKKIVDEEQDEFEAFQSSVTDQEDEIDIRDPSSHLSPNHKDPEVMPIHSKKLPPVHFKFCVSCGYKQAFEQFSSVIREKYPNIEISGENYPPVYWKSLIAQIVGIAKFAFIFLIISGKDPLLMIGISVPSLSNWYMNNKISSCMMIFMLSNLVEGMMMSTGAFEIFLGEEKIWSKIESGRVPSPNELLTILAQNLEINGVHGSNSFSQFNFNE, encoded by the coding sequence ATGTCATCGACATCATCTGACAAAAAGATTGTTGATGAAGAACAAGATGAATTTGAAGCATTTCAAAGTTCAGTTACTGATCAAGAAGATGAAATTGATATTAGAGATCCATCATCTCATTTATCACCAAATCATAAAGATCCTGAAGTTATGCCAATTCATTCTAAAAAATTGCCTCCtgtacattttaaattttgtgtTTCTTGTGGATACAAACAAGCATTTGAACAATTTTCATCTGTTATCCGTGAAAAATATCCAAACATTGAGATTAGTGGTGAAAATTATCCTCCCGTATATTGGAAGTCATTAATAGCACAAATTGTAGGAATAGCTAAATTTGcgtttatatttcttattatatcAGGAAAAGATCCTTTACTTATGATTGGTATTTCAGTTCCATCATTATCAAATTGGtatatgaataataaaatctCTTCATGTATGATGATATTTATGTTGTCAAATTTAGTTGAAGGTATGATGATGTCTACTGGAGCATTTGAAATATTCCTTGGCGAAGAAAAAATATGGAGTAAAATAGAAAGTGGAAGAGTACCATCTCCCAATGAATTATTAACTATTCTAGCACAAAACTTAGAAATAAATGGAGTTCATGGTTCAAATTCCTTTAgtcaatttaattttaatgaataa
- a CDS encoding Protein Mo25, producing the protein MPLPLFGKSHKSPQEIVKSLKEALETINKGEKDKKMEKAIEEVSRSLQQVKNVIYGQDGQEPNNEQVGQLAQEIYGASVIPLLIKHLNRFDFESKKDVALIFNNLLRRQIGTRSPTVEYLSTRSEILRILVKGYESPDIAISCGSMIRECIRHEHLAKIILYSDNFYDFFQYVEVSSFDIASDAFTTFKELITKHKTLAAEYLDTNYDRFFEHYQKLLESDNYVSRRQSLKLLGELLLDRHNFNVMTRYISNPENLKLMMIMLREKSRSIQFEAFHVFKVFVANPNRPRPILDILIRNREKLVEFLTNFHKDRTEDEQFNDEKAYLIKQIQEMKA; encoded by the exons ATGCCATTACCTCTATTTGGAAAATCACATAAATCTCCCCAAGAAATTGTTAAAAGCTTAAAAGAAGCTCTAGAAACAATTAACAAAGgagaaaaagataaaaaaatggaaaagGCTATAGAAGAAGTTTCAAGATCATTACAACAggtaaaaaatgttatttatgGTCAAGATGGTCAGGAACCAAATAATGAACAg gttgGACAATTAGCTCAGGAAATTTATGGAGCAAGTGTTATTccacttttaataaaacatttaaatcgTTTTGATTTTGAATCTAAAAAAGATGTTGCtcttatatttaataatcttCTTCGTAGACAAATTGGTACCAGATCACCGACAGTTGAATATCTAAGCACAAGATCAGAAATATTAAGAATACTTGTTAAAGGATATGAATCACCAGATATTGCTATATCATGCGGTTCAATGATACGTGAATGTATAAGACATGAACATCTagctaaaataattttatatagtgataatttttatgatttttttcaatatgtAGAAGTTTCATCATTTGACATAGCATCAGATGCTTTTACAACATTTAAAGAACTAATAACCAAACATAAAACATTAGCAGCTGAATATTTAGATACAAATTATGATAGATTTTTTGaacattatcaaaaattattagaatcAGATAATTATGTATCAAGAAGACAGAGTTTGAAATTACTAGGGGAACTACTACTTGATAGgcataattttaatgtaatgACAAGGTATATTAGTAATccagaaaatttaaaattaatgatgatAATGTTAAGAGAAAAAAGTCGTTCAATTCAATTCGAAGCTTTTCAtgtttttaaagtttttgttGCCAATCCCAATAGGCCTAGACCAATATTGGATATTTTAATTAGAAATAGAGAAAAATTAGTTGAATTTTTGACTAATTTTCATAAAGATAGAACTGAAGATGAACAATTTAATGATGAGAAGGcttatttaattaaacaaataCAGGAAATGAAAGCTTAA
- a CDS encoding Innexin family-containing protein, with protein sequence MVLTTVLSMIRYVSEIDDRDFVDRLHGFFTTNILIGLAVLVSFKQFGGKPIECLVPDIFTSSWEQYAENYCWSQDNYYVPLKESAAGMEESEKKARKISYYQWVPFFLLISAVFFRLPSLLWKYLAGQSGIKINELVKMACDDNNIKPDIKKANIKSLVIHLQGALKFHKRVKKKQIKQFKVLFLCNLPYSSAYVTLMYVFSKFLYLANVTLQLFLMNSFLETDRYKYYGLEAVLDLIKGKTWDQTGMFPRVSLCDFDVRVMGNIQEHTIQCVLVINIFNEKIFIFLWFWYLTLLIFTLGSFLYWVFINFFPSTSKRFIARHLEMSELMFDPKENDKDLDKFVYGYLKYDGVFVIRQLTMHSGIIFGTEVVANLWKSYYNLERELKRSNSYNNCVTTSNSPQNNNNDQDNDSNEMILRNRKDIPLNINFLKNQPLNVPLKQSLTDEKDCLIPPPLPPSDVINALKKATGLRNPSLGSQETTSPMCERYLTEEDKMLNHKKVHFLETPKRTRINGSESPPSTYYSFALDDNSTSFSNVPPEVKKTDPPLQNLSNVKIQILNNI encoded by the exons ATGGTTCTTACAACTGTCCTTTCTATGATAAGATATGTCAGTGAAATTGATGATAGAGATTTTGTTGATCGTCTTCATGGATTTTTTACAACAAATATTCTTATTGGTTTGGCAGTTTTAGTTAGTTTTAAg caATTTGGTGGTAAACCTATAGAATGTTTGGTTCCTGATATATTTACATCATCATGGGAACAG tatgcTGAAAATTATTGTTGGTCACAGGATAATTATTATGTTCCGTTAAAAGAAAGTGCAGCTGGTATGGAAGAATCAGAAAAAAAAGCAAGAAAAATTAGTTATTATCAATGGGtgcctttttttttattaatatcagCTGTATTCTTTAGATTACCATCATTATTATGGAAGTATTTAGCTGGACAGTCtggtattaaaattaatgaattagTTAAAATGGCTTGTGAtgacaataatattaaaccagatataaaaaaagctaatattaaaagtttagtCATCCATTTACAAGGAGCACTAAAATTTCATAAAAGAGTaaagaaaaaacaaataaaacaatttaaagtactttttttatGCAATCTTCCTTACTCTTCAGCATATGTTACATTAATGTAtgtattttcaaaatttttatatttagcTAATGTAACATTAcaactatttttaatgaattcaTTTCTTGAAACTGatagatataaatattatggtTTAGAAGCAGTTTTAGATTTAATTAAAGGAAAAACATGGGATCAAACAGGAATGTTTCCAAGAGTATCTTTGTGTGATTTTGATGTACGAGTTATGGGAAATATTCAAGAACATACTATTCAATGTGTCTtagttattaatatatttaatgaaaaaatttttatttttctttggTTTTGGTATCTTACTCTTTTAATCTTTACTTTAggatcatttttatattgggtatttattaatttttttccatcaacatcaaaaagatttattGCAAGACACCTAGAAATGAGTGAATTAATGTTTGATCcaaaagaaaatgataaagatttagataaatttgtttatgGTTACTTAAAATATGATGGTGTTTTTGTTATTAGACAATTAACAATGCATTCTGGAATTATTTTTGGTACAGAGGTTGTTGCTAATTTATGGAAatcttattataatttagaaCGAGAACTTAAAAGAAGTAAtagttataataattgtGTAACAACAAGTAACTCACCacaaaacaataataatgatCAAGACAATGATAGTAATGAAATGATATTAAGAAATAGAAAAGATATtcctttaaatataaattttttaaaaaatcaaccATTAAATGTTCCATTAAAACAATCTTTAACTGATGAGAAAGATTGTCTTATACCACCACCATTACCACCATCTGATGTAATCAATGCATTAAAAAAAGCTACAGGTTTAAGGAATCCTAGTTTAGGATCTCAGGAAACAACATCACCAATGTGTGAAAGATATTTAACAGAAG aagACAAAATGTTAAATCATAAGAAAGTTCATTTTCTTGAGACACCAAAACGGACTAGAATTAATGGTTCAGAATCACCACCTTCAACATATTATTCATTTGCCTTAGATGATAACTCAACTTCATTTAGTAATGTACCTCCAGAAGTTAAAAAAACAGATCCACCATTACAAAATTTGAGTAACgtaaaaattcaaatattaaataatatttaa
- a CDS encoding Innexin family-containing protein — MPIQGLLELWKTFGKKYGGDQIDRYHFIYTSNLLIVFASISAFKTFGSDPINCLVPGSFPNSWQAVSFIIK, encoded by the coding sequence atgcCTATACAAGGATTATTAGAATTATGGAAAACATTTGGTAAAAAATATGGTGGTGATCAAATAGATCgctatcattttatttatacatctAATTTACTTATTGTTTTTGCTTCAATTTCTGCATTTAAAACATTTGGTAGTGATCCAATAAATTGTTTAGTACCAGGAAGTTTTCCAAATTCATGGCAAGCtgtaagttttattattaaataa